The Cetobacterium somerae sequence AACTTACCATATACTTTATGTTGGAAAAATTAAAAAACTTTTTAAAATACTTGACCACTCAGCTATTTATATTTTAATTTCTGGGTCATATACTCCATATCTTCTAGGAGTTTTTGATGGGACAACAAAATGGGTTCTTTTCTTTGTCCAATGGGGAATGACTCTTTTAGGAATTCTTTTTAAAGTTTTCTTTGTAGGTAGATTCAATTTTGTTTCTACTTTAATTTACCTTTTCATGGGATGGATGGTTATGTTTGTATTTAAAGATTTACAAATGCTTGCTTCACCACTATCTTTAAAATTACTAATTTGGGGTGGTGTTAGCTATTCTGTTGGAACTATTTTCTATCTAATGAAAAATAAAAAATTTGCTCATGGTATTTGGCACCTTTTTGTTTTAGCAGGTAGTGTTTTTAATTATTTTTCAGTATATTTCTTAATATAATATTTTTACAGGGGGAGTATTTTGCAAGATTTAAGTTTAAAGTTTGAAAAACAGAGTACCTTAACCACCATTTTAAAATTTAGTATTCCATCTTCATTTGGTGCTATTATAGGTATGCTTTGTGTTTTAACTGACAGGTATTTCATCGGTCAGGTAGCAGGAAGAGAGGGCATGGCAGCTATTGCCCTCGTTTTTCCTTACGCTATGATTATAAATAGTTTTAATTTTGCCTTTTCTGGAATAGCTATTATAATTGGAGTTAAGTTAGGATCTAAAGATAGGGAAGGTGCTGAAAAAGTTTTATGCACTGGATTTTTATGGATTTTTATTATAGGTATTCTTTTAACTATTTTTCTTTTTCTTTTTAATATTCCAATTTTAAAAATTTTGGGAGCTAGTTCTTCTAACATTAAATCAGCTATAGAATATACAAATTTTCTAATTCCAATTGCAACTTTTCAAATTATTTTAGGACAAAGTACTCTTGTTAGAGGAATTGGAGACTCTGTTACAGCAATGGCCGTAAATATTTTTACAGGTGTTTTCAATGTTATTTTAGATTATCTTTTTATTATTAAATTTGATATGGGAATTGGTGGAGCTGCATTGGCTACTTTAATTGCTACAGCTTTAAGTGCTTTTTATATTCTTTTTTATTTTTTCAAATCAGATATTATTACCTTTTCTAAAAAGTATTTTTCTCTTGATTTAAAAATCTTAAAAGAAATCTTTAAAATAGGGAGTCCTCGTTTTTACAATCAACTTTTACAATCCTCAGTTATTACTGTTACTAATAGACAAGCAGGAGTTTATGGAGGAGATATTGCTACTGCTGCAATCGGAATTATCTCAATTTGTAGAAGTGTTATGAATACAAGTTTACAAGGTTTTAACCAAGGAACGGCAGCTATAATCTCATATACGTTCGGATCTAAAAACTACGAACGTGTAAAAGAAGTTCTAAAGATACAACTTTATACAGTTATTAGTGTTTCAACTATTTTAGTTCTTCTTATGCTTTTTAACACTGAAAAGATAGTTTCGTTTTTTATAAAAAATGATCCTCCTCTAGTTGAATTTACAGTTTCAGCTATGAGATTAAATCTTTTTTTAATGCCTTTTACTGCAATGTTTTTAGCATGTAATAACTTTTTTCAATCTATTAAAGATAGTATTATTGCCACACGATTTTTTATGTTA is a genomic window containing:
- a CDS encoding MATE family efflux transporter, with the protein product MQDLSLKFEKQSTLTTILKFSIPSSFGAIIGMLCVLTDRYFIGQVAGREGMAAIALVFPYAMIINSFNFAFSGIAIIIGVKLGSKDREGAEKVLCTGFLWIFIIGILLTIFLFLFNIPILKILGASSSNIKSAIEYTNFLIPIATFQIILGQSTLVRGIGDSVTAMAVNIFTGVFNVILDYLFIIKFDMGIGGAALATLIATALSAFYILFYFFKSDIITFSKKYFSLDLKILKEIFKIGSPRFYNQLLQSSVITVTNRQAGVYGGDIATAAIGIISICRSVMNTSLQGFNQGTAAIISYTFGSKNYERVKEVLKIQLYTVISVSTILVLLMLFNTEKIVSFFIKNDPPLVEFTVSAMRLNLFLMPFTAMFLACNNFFQSIKDSIIATRFFMLRIVILNIPLVYILGYFFKEIGVWLAFPISDTIVAIVMFFLTIKKMRKISLDN
- the trhA gene encoding PAQR family membrane homeostasis protein TrhA → MNNTLTRLEEWVNSMTHYFGAVLALIGTGALLVHSLKTGNIGYVIGSMVFCFSLVLLYTMSGTYHILYVGKIKKLFKILDHSAIYILISGSYTPYLLGVFDGTTKWVLFFVQWGMTLLGILFKVFFVGRFNFVSTLIYLFMGWMVMFVFKDLQMLASPLSLKLLIWGGVSYSVGTIFYLMKNKKFAHGIWHLFVLAGSVFNYFSVYFLI